In Sylvia atricapilla isolate bSylAtr1 chromosome 25, bSylAtr1.pri, whole genome shotgun sequence, a genomic segment contains:
- the SCUBE3 gene encoding signal peptide, CUB and EGF-like domain-containing protein 3 isoform X2 yields the protein MGLSFPLPFPRSPAPGQGACFPPPALLLLLLLLLLLLLQNWNWLGLFKGEKKKKKKKKRRRDQSSRQREGDRVHFPPTALGLPPSLSPLQQHQEPQTEPRAAFSISSVPFPPSVSHTARREPLPPLDFPSHAQPLVSFKALEIPLLAPAPPLQTGIAMGALQIAGFSILFFLLHSGNTLANKASQDVDECVEGTDNCHIDAICQNTPKSYKCICKSGYTGDGKHCKDVDECEREDNAGCVHECVNIPGNYRCTCYDGFRLAHDGHNCLDLDECSEGNGGCQQTCVNMMGSYECFCREGFFLSDNQHTCIQRPEGMNCMNKNHGCAHICRETPKGGIACECRPGFELTKNQRDCKLTCNYGNGGCQHTCDDTDQGPKCGCHVKFLLHSDGVTCIETCAVNNGGCDSKCHDAATGVHCSCPMGFMLQPDRKTCKDIDECRLNNGGCDHICRNTVGSFECSCKKGYKLLINERNCQDIDECSFDRTCDHLCINTPGSFQCLCHKGYTLYGLTHCGDIDECSINRGGCKFGCINTPGSYQCTCPAGCKLHWNKKDCVGTSGQEPARLLGELGASRATLTCNKMGKKDSCALSCTSKARFLPESDSSYTVSCGTPVLRQGGQHRPTNSSQQCLETVAAPVKQKASFKIKDAKCHLHPRTKGKQEEAGKAQGGSAPCSDCQVTFVNLKCDSSKKGKGRRARNSPSKEVTRITLEFEAEIKPEEITASCNLHCLRQRVEKKLKSAIKALKKSINQERFLLRFAGMEYEVARKLSVAPERQESCGPGQQRLASKCVSCSQGTYYHGQTEQCVPCPPGTYQEKEGQLSCDLCPRGDTFGPIGATNITGCTGQCPPGQHSADGFKPCQPCPRGSYQPEVGRALCFPCGGGLTTRHEGALSFQDCDTKVQCSPGHYYNTSVHRCIRCAVGTYQPDFRQNYCISCPGNTTTDFDGSTSVSQCKNRQCGGELGEYTGYIESPNYPGNYPANVECTWNINPPPKRKILIVVPEIFLPSEDECGDVLVMRKNSSPSSITTYETCQTYERPIAFTARSRKLWINFKTSEANSARGFQIPYVTYDEDYEQLVEDIVRDGRLYASENHQEILKDKKLIKAFFDVLAHPQNYFKYTEKHKEMLPRSFIKLLRSKVSSFLRPYK from the exons ATGGGGCTCTCCTTTCCACTCCCCTTTCCCAGGTCCCCAGCACCAGGGCAAGGCGCCTGCTTCccccctccagcactgctgctgctgctcctgctcctgctgctgctgctcttgcaaAACTGGAATTGGCTGGGATTatttaagggagaaaaaaaaaaaaaaaaaaaaaaaaagaggagaagggaTCAGAGCAGCCGCCAGAGAGAGGGCGATAGAGTCCACTTTCCTCCAACTGCCCTGGGTCTCCCTCCCTCGCTCTCTCCTCTTCAGCAACACCAAGAGCCCCAAACTGAACCCAGAGCAGCTTTTTCCATCAGTTCagttcccttccctccctctgtcTCACACACCGCAAGGAGAGAGCCCCTTCCTCCCCTTGATTTTCCTTCGCATGCTCAGCCCCTTGTTTCCTTTAAAGCACTAGAAATCCCCCTTCTTGCCCCCGCTCCTCCCTTGCAGACTGGGATTGCAATGGGAGCTTTGCAGATTGCTGgattttccatccttttctttctcctccactCTGGAAACACGCTGGCAAATAAAGCCAGTCAAG ATGTTGACGAGTGTGTGGAGGGCACCGACAACTGCCACATCGATGCCATCTGCCAGAACACCCCCAAGTCCTACAAGTGCATCTGCAAGTCTGGCTACACCGGGGATGGGAAGCACTGCAAAG ATGTTGACGAGTGTGAGCGGGAAGACAACGCGGGCTGCGTGCACGAGTGTGTGAACATCCCCGGCAACTACCGCTGCACCTGCTACGACGGCTTCCGCCTGGCCCACGACGGCCACAACTGCTTAG ACCTGGACGAGTGCTCAGAGGGCAACGGCGGCTGCCAGCAGACCTGTGTCAACATGATGGGCAGCTATGAGTGCTTCTGCCGGGAGGGCTTCTTCCTCAGTGACAACCAGCACACCTGCATCCAGCGCCCTGAAG GCATGAACTGCATGAACAAGAACCATGGCTGTGCCCACATCTGCCGGGAGACCCCCAAGGGGGGCATCGCCTGCGAGTGCCGCCCCGGCTTTGAGCTCACCAAGAACCAACGTGACTGCAAAT TGACCTGCAATTACGGGAACGGGGGCTGCCAGCACACCTGTGATGACACCGACCAGGGGCCCAAGTGTGGCTGCCACGTCAAATTCCTGCTGCACTCGGACGGGGTGACGTGCATAG AGACGTGTGCTGTGAACAACGGGGGCTGTGACAGCAAGTGTCACGACGCGGCCACCGGCGtccactgcagctgccccaTGGGCTTCATGCTCCAGCCTGACAGGAAGACGTGCAAAG ACATTGACGAGTGCCGGCTCAACAACGGCGGCTGTGACCACATCTGCAGGAACACGGTGGGCAGCTTCGAGTGCAGCTGCAAGAAGGGCTACAAGCTGCTCATAAACGAGAGGAACTGTCAAG ACATCGATGAGTGCTCCTTTGACCGGACCTGCGACCACCTCTGCATCAACACCCCCGGCAGCTTCCAGTGCCTGTGCCACAAGGGCTACACGCTCTACGGGCTCACTCACTGCGGAG ACATCGATGAGTGCAGCATCAACCGGGGTGGCTGCAAATTCGGCTGCATCAACACTCCTGGCAGCTACCAGtgcacctgccctgctggctgcaAGCTGCACTGGAACAAGAAGGACTGTGTGGGTACGTCAGGCCAGGAGCCAGCACGGCTGCTGGGGGAACTGGGGGCTT CACGGGCCACCCTCACCTGTAACAAGATGGGCAAGAAGGACAGCTGTGCCCTTTCCTGCACCTCCAAGGCCCGATTTCTGCCAG AGTCTGACAGCAGCTACACGGTGAGCTGTGGGACCCCCGTCCTGCGGCAGGGTGGCCAGCACAGACCCAccaacagcagccagcagtgcctcG AGACTGTGGCTGCACCCGTCAAGCAGAAGGCCTCCTTCAAGATCAAGGATGCCAAGTGCCACCTGCACCCGCGGACCAAGGGCAAGCAGGAGGAGGCCGGGAAGGCACAAG GTGGCTCGGCACCGTGCTCTGACTGCCAGGTCACCTTCGTCAACCTCAAGTGTGACTCATCCAAGAAGGGGAAGGGGCGCCGGGCTCGCAACTCCCCCAGCAAAGAGGTGACACGCATCACGCTGGAGTTCGAGGCAGAGATCAAGCCCGAGGAGATCACAG CCAGCTGCAACCTGCACTGCCTGCGACAGAGGGtggagaaaaagctgaagtCGGCCATCAAAGCCCTGAAGAAATCCATCAACCAGGAGCGGTTCCTGCTGCGCTTTGCGGGGATGGAGTACGAGGTGGCCCGGAAGCTGAGCGTGGCCCCGGAGCGGCAGGAGAGCTGTGGGCCAGGCCAGCAGCGCCTGGCCAGCAAGTGTG TCAGCTGCTCGCAGGGCACCTATTACCACGGGCAGACGGAGCAGTGCGTGCCCTGCCCCCCCGGCACCTAccaggagaaggaggggcagcTCTCCTGTGACCTGTGTCCCCGCGGCGACACCTTCGGACCCATAGGAGCCACCAACATCACTGGCTGCACCG gtcAGTGTCCCCCTGGCCAGCACTCTGCTGATGGCTTCAAGCCCTGCCAGCCGTGTCCCCGTGGGTCCTACCAGCCCGAGGTGGGACGGGCACTCTGCTTCCCCTGCGGCGGGGGGCTGACCACCCGCCACGAGGGAGCCCTCTCCTTCCAGGACTGCGACACCAAAG TGCAGTGCTCCCCTGGGCACTACTACAACACGAGCGTCCACCGCTGCATCCGCTGCGCCGTGGGCACCTACCAGCCTGATTTCCGGCAGAACTACTgcatctcctgccctggcaaCACCACCACCGACTTCGATGGCTCCACCTCTGTGTCCCAGTGCAAAA ACCGGCAGTGTGGAGGGGAGCTGGGTGAGTACACGGGCTACATCGAGTCCCCCAACTACCCGGGGAATTACCCCGCCAACGTTGAGTGCACCTGGAACATCAACCCCCCGCCCAAACGCAAGATCCTCATCGTGGTGCCAGAGATCTTCCTCCCCTCCGAGGACGAGTGTGGCGACGTCTTGGTCATGCGGAAAAACT cctccccatcCTCCATCACCACCTACGAGACCTGCCAGACCTACGAGAGACCCATTGCCTTCACCGCCCGCTCCCGGAAACTCTGGATCAACTTCAAAACCAGTGAAGCCAACAGTGCTCGGGGCTTCCAGATCCCCTATGTCACTTACGATG AGGACTACGAGCAGCTGGTGGAGGACATCGTGCGGGATGGAAGGCTCTACGCCTCCGAGAATCACCAGGAGATCCTCAAG GACAAGAAGCTCATCAAAGCTTTCTTCGACGTGCTGGCACACCCCCAGAACTACTTCAAGTACACAGAGAAGCACAAGGAGATGCTGCCTCGCTCCTTCATCAAACTCCTGCGCTCCAAAGTCTCCAGCTTCCTCCGGCCTTACAAATAG
- the SCUBE3 gene encoding signal peptide, CUB and EGF-like domain-containing protein 3 isoform X1 yields MGLSFPLPFPRSPAPGQGACFPPPALLLLLLLLLLLLLQNWNWLGLFKGEKKKKKKKKRRRDQSSRQREGDRVHFPPTALGLPPSLSPLQQHQEPQTEPRAAFSISSVPFPPSVSHTARREPLPPLDFPSHAQPLVSFKALEIPLLAPAPPLQTGIAMGALQIAGFSILFFLLHSGNTLANKASQDVDECVEGTDNCHIDAICQNTPKSYKCICKSGYTGDGKHCKDVDECEREDNAGCVHECVNIPGNYRCTCYDGFRLAHDGHNCLDLDECSEGNGGCQQTCVNMMGSYECFCREGFFLSDNQHTCIQRPEEGMNCMNKNHGCAHICRETPKGGIACECRPGFELTKNQRDCKLTCNYGNGGCQHTCDDTDQGPKCGCHVKFLLHSDGVTCIETCAVNNGGCDSKCHDAATGVHCSCPMGFMLQPDRKTCKDIDECRLNNGGCDHICRNTVGSFECSCKKGYKLLINERNCQDIDECSFDRTCDHLCINTPGSFQCLCHKGYTLYGLTHCGDIDECSINRGGCKFGCINTPGSYQCTCPAGCKLHWNKKDCVGTSGQEPARLLGELGASRATLTCNKMGKKDSCALSCTSKARFLPESDSSYTVSCGTPVLRQGGQHRPTNSSQQCLETVAAPVKQKASFKIKDAKCHLHPRTKGKQEEAGKAQGGSAPCSDCQVTFVNLKCDSSKKGKGRRARNSPSKEVTRITLEFEAEIKPEEITASCNLHCLRQRVEKKLKSAIKALKKSINQERFLLRFAGMEYEVARKLSVAPERQESCGPGQQRLASKCVSCSQGTYYHGQTEQCVPCPPGTYQEKEGQLSCDLCPRGDTFGPIGATNITGCTGQCPPGQHSADGFKPCQPCPRGSYQPEVGRALCFPCGGGLTTRHEGALSFQDCDTKVQCSPGHYYNTSVHRCIRCAVGTYQPDFRQNYCISCPGNTTTDFDGSTSVSQCKNRQCGGELGEYTGYIESPNYPGNYPANVECTWNINPPPKRKILIVVPEIFLPSEDECGDVLVMRKNSSPSSITTYETCQTYERPIAFTARSRKLWINFKTSEANSARGFQIPYVTYDEDYEQLVEDIVRDGRLYASENHQEILKDKKLIKAFFDVLAHPQNYFKYTEKHKEMLPRSFIKLLRSKVSSFLRPYK; encoded by the exons ATGGGGCTCTCCTTTCCACTCCCCTTTCCCAGGTCCCCAGCACCAGGGCAAGGCGCCTGCTTCccccctccagcactgctgctgctgctcctgctcctgctgctgctgctcttgcaaAACTGGAATTGGCTGGGATTatttaagggagaaaaaaaaaaaaaaaaaaaaaaaaagaggagaagggaTCAGAGCAGCCGCCAGAGAGAGGGCGATAGAGTCCACTTTCCTCCAACTGCCCTGGGTCTCCCTCCCTCGCTCTCTCCTCTTCAGCAACACCAAGAGCCCCAAACTGAACCCAGAGCAGCTTTTTCCATCAGTTCagttcccttccctccctctgtcTCACACACCGCAAGGAGAGAGCCCCTTCCTCCCCTTGATTTTCCTTCGCATGCTCAGCCCCTTGTTTCCTTTAAAGCACTAGAAATCCCCCTTCTTGCCCCCGCTCCTCCCTTGCAGACTGGGATTGCAATGGGAGCTTTGCAGATTGCTGgattttccatccttttctttctcctccactCTGGAAACACGCTGGCAAATAAAGCCAGTCAAG ATGTTGACGAGTGTGTGGAGGGCACCGACAACTGCCACATCGATGCCATCTGCCAGAACACCCCCAAGTCCTACAAGTGCATCTGCAAGTCTGGCTACACCGGGGATGGGAAGCACTGCAAAG ATGTTGACGAGTGTGAGCGGGAAGACAACGCGGGCTGCGTGCACGAGTGTGTGAACATCCCCGGCAACTACCGCTGCACCTGCTACGACGGCTTCCGCCTGGCCCACGACGGCCACAACTGCTTAG ACCTGGACGAGTGCTCAGAGGGCAACGGCGGCTGCCAGCAGACCTGTGTCAACATGATGGGCAGCTATGAGTGCTTCTGCCGGGAGGGCTTCTTCCTCAGTGACAACCAGCACACCTGCATCCAGCGCCCTGAAG aaGGCATGAACTGCATGAACAAGAACCATGGCTGTGCCCACATCTGCCGGGAGACCCCCAAGGGGGGCATCGCCTGCGAGTGCCGCCCCGGCTTTGAGCTCACCAAGAACCAACGTGACTGCAAAT TGACCTGCAATTACGGGAACGGGGGCTGCCAGCACACCTGTGATGACACCGACCAGGGGCCCAAGTGTGGCTGCCACGTCAAATTCCTGCTGCACTCGGACGGGGTGACGTGCATAG AGACGTGTGCTGTGAACAACGGGGGCTGTGACAGCAAGTGTCACGACGCGGCCACCGGCGtccactgcagctgccccaTGGGCTTCATGCTCCAGCCTGACAGGAAGACGTGCAAAG ACATTGACGAGTGCCGGCTCAACAACGGCGGCTGTGACCACATCTGCAGGAACACGGTGGGCAGCTTCGAGTGCAGCTGCAAGAAGGGCTACAAGCTGCTCATAAACGAGAGGAACTGTCAAG ACATCGATGAGTGCTCCTTTGACCGGACCTGCGACCACCTCTGCATCAACACCCCCGGCAGCTTCCAGTGCCTGTGCCACAAGGGCTACACGCTCTACGGGCTCACTCACTGCGGAG ACATCGATGAGTGCAGCATCAACCGGGGTGGCTGCAAATTCGGCTGCATCAACACTCCTGGCAGCTACCAGtgcacctgccctgctggctgcaAGCTGCACTGGAACAAGAAGGACTGTGTGGGTACGTCAGGCCAGGAGCCAGCACGGCTGCTGGGGGAACTGGGGGCTT CACGGGCCACCCTCACCTGTAACAAGATGGGCAAGAAGGACAGCTGTGCCCTTTCCTGCACCTCCAAGGCCCGATTTCTGCCAG AGTCTGACAGCAGCTACACGGTGAGCTGTGGGACCCCCGTCCTGCGGCAGGGTGGCCAGCACAGACCCAccaacagcagccagcagtgcctcG AGACTGTGGCTGCACCCGTCAAGCAGAAGGCCTCCTTCAAGATCAAGGATGCCAAGTGCCACCTGCACCCGCGGACCAAGGGCAAGCAGGAGGAGGCCGGGAAGGCACAAG GTGGCTCGGCACCGTGCTCTGACTGCCAGGTCACCTTCGTCAACCTCAAGTGTGACTCATCCAAGAAGGGGAAGGGGCGCCGGGCTCGCAACTCCCCCAGCAAAGAGGTGACACGCATCACGCTGGAGTTCGAGGCAGAGATCAAGCCCGAGGAGATCACAG CCAGCTGCAACCTGCACTGCCTGCGACAGAGGGtggagaaaaagctgaagtCGGCCATCAAAGCCCTGAAGAAATCCATCAACCAGGAGCGGTTCCTGCTGCGCTTTGCGGGGATGGAGTACGAGGTGGCCCGGAAGCTGAGCGTGGCCCCGGAGCGGCAGGAGAGCTGTGGGCCAGGCCAGCAGCGCCTGGCCAGCAAGTGTG TCAGCTGCTCGCAGGGCACCTATTACCACGGGCAGACGGAGCAGTGCGTGCCCTGCCCCCCCGGCACCTAccaggagaaggaggggcagcTCTCCTGTGACCTGTGTCCCCGCGGCGACACCTTCGGACCCATAGGAGCCACCAACATCACTGGCTGCACCG gtcAGTGTCCCCCTGGCCAGCACTCTGCTGATGGCTTCAAGCCCTGCCAGCCGTGTCCCCGTGGGTCCTACCAGCCCGAGGTGGGACGGGCACTCTGCTTCCCCTGCGGCGGGGGGCTGACCACCCGCCACGAGGGAGCCCTCTCCTTCCAGGACTGCGACACCAAAG TGCAGTGCTCCCCTGGGCACTACTACAACACGAGCGTCCACCGCTGCATCCGCTGCGCCGTGGGCACCTACCAGCCTGATTTCCGGCAGAACTACTgcatctcctgccctggcaaCACCACCACCGACTTCGATGGCTCCACCTCTGTGTCCCAGTGCAAAA ACCGGCAGTGTGGAGGGGAGCTGGGTGAGTACACGGGCTACATCGAGTCCCCCAACTACCCGGGGAATTACCCCGCCAACGTTGAGTGCACCTGGAACATCAACCCCCCGCCCAAACGCAAGATCCTCATCGTGGTGCCAGAGATCTTCCTCCCCTCCGAGGACGAGTGTGGCGACGTCTTGGTCATGCGGAAAAACT cctccccatcCTCCATCACCACCTACGAGACCTGCCAGACCTACGAGAGACCCATTGCCTTCACCGCCCGCTCCCGGAAACTCTGGATCAACTTCAAAACCAGTGAAGCCAACAGTGCTCGGGGCTTCCAGATCCCCTATGTCACTTACGATG AGGACTACGAGCAGCTGGTGGAGGACATCGTGCGGGATGGAAGGCTCTACGCCTCCGAGAATCACCAGGAGATCCTCAAG GACAAGAAGCTCATCAAAGCTTTCTTCGACGTGCTGGCACACCCCCAGAACTACTTCAAGTACACAGAGAAGCACAAGGAGATGCTGCCTCGCTCCTTCATCAAACTCCTGCGCTCCAAAGTCTCCAGCTTCCTCCGGCCTTACAAATAG